The following are from one region of the Falco biarmicus isolate bFalBia1 chromosome 1, bFalBia1.pri, whole genome shotgun sequence genome:
- the PITPNA gene encoding phosphatidylinositol transfer protein alpha isoform has protein sequence MVLIKEYRVILPVSVEEYQVGQLYSVAEASKNETGGGEGVEVLVNEPYERDGERGQYTHKIYHLQSKVPTFVRMLAPEGALNIHEKAWNAYPYCRTGECNEYMKDDFLIKIETWHKSDLGTQENVHKLEPDVWKNVEAIYIDIADRSQVLPKDYKAEEDPAKFKSVKTGRGPLGPNWKKELGKQTDCPYMCAYKLVTVKFKWWGLQNKVENFIQKQEKRLFTNFHRQLFCWLDKWVDLTMEDIRRMEDETKRQLDEMREKDPVKGMSAADD, from the exons ATGGTGCTCATCAAGGAATA CCGTGTTATCCTGCCTGTGTCTGTGGAGGAG TATCAAGTGGGGCAGCTGTATTCTGTGGCAGAAGCcagtaaaaatgaaactggtggaggggaaggagtGGAGGTCCTGGTGAACGAACCTTACGAAAGAGATGGAGAGCGTGGACAGTACACACACAAGATCTACCACTTACAGAG CAAAGTGCCAACATTTGTGAGAATGCTGGCCCCTGAAGGAGCTCTGAATATACACGAAAAAGCATGGAATGCTTATCCCTACTGCAGAACTGGTGAGTGT AATGAGTATATGAAGGATGACTTCCTGATCAAAATTGAAACCTGGCATAAATCAGATCTTGGAACACAAGAGAAT GTTCATAAGCTGGAGCCAGATGTATGGAAGAATGTAGAAGCTATTTATATAGACATTGCTGATCGGAGTCAAGTACTTCCCAAG GATTACAAAGCAGAAGAAGACCCAGCAAAATTTAAATCTGTCAAGACTGGACGTGGACCTCTGGGTCCCAATTGGAAG AAGGAGCTGGGGAAGCAGACAGATTGCCCATACATGTGTGCTTACAAACTGGTAACAGTCAAGTTCAAGTGGTGGGGTCTGCAAAATAAGGTTGAGAACTTTATACAGAAG CAAGAAAAGCGTCTCTTCACAAACTTCCATCGGCAGCTCTTTTGCTGGCTTGATAAGTGGGTTGATCTGACTATGGAGGACATTCGTAGGATGGAGGACGAGACCAAGAGACAGCTGGATGAG ATGAGAGAAAAAGATCCAGTGAAAGGAATGTCAGCTGCAGATGACTAA